Proteins encoded together in one Oceanobacillus iheyensis HTE831 window:
- a CDS encoding patatin-like phospholipase family protein, with protein sequence MIIDGVFSGGGVKAFAYVGVLETFKEHHIELERVAGTSAGAIIAAMIAAKYSSEEIKELVSELDLSALADPPLLTKFFPLSKWLFLYFQLGINKGDKLEEWLIEILERKHIKTFSDIKEGYLKVVVSDLSLGKLVVIPDDLERVYGIKPEYFPVSKAVRMSAGFPYFFMPKKVPGRYKQKSIVVDGGLLSNFPLWIFDQPSFKPLRPLIGVKLTEITQEIGPRRIDNAIDMFQALFSTMKQAHDSRYISTNDKKNIIFVPIEGTATMNFSLSEEARDRLILSGKDSTEKFLKKWQG encoded by the coding sequence ATGATTATTGATGGTGTTTTTTCTGGAGGAGGAGTAAAGGCTTTTGCGTATGTAGGTGTCTTAGAAACCTTTAAGGAACATCATATTGAATTAGAACGAGTTGCAGGTACATCTGCTGGTGCGATTATCGCTGCAATGATTGCAGCAAAGTATTCCAGTGAAGAAATTAAAGAGCTTGTAAGCGAATTGGATCTTTCAGCACTTGCAGATCCTCCTTTGCTTACAAAGTTTTTTCCATTGTCGAAATGGCTATTCCTTTATTTCCAGCTTGGAATTAATAAAGGAGATAAACTTGAAGAATGGTTGATAGAAATTTTAGAACGTAAACATATTAAAACCTTCTCTGATATTAAGGAAGGCTATTTAAAAGTTGTTGTAAGTGATTTATCTTTAGGGAAATTAGTAGTGATTCCTGATGATTTAGAACGAGTATATGGAATAAAACCAGAATATTTCCCAGTCTCAAAAGCTGTCCGTATGAGTGCGGGTTTTCCGTATTTCTTTATGCCTAAAAAAGTACCGGGAAGGTATAAGCAAAAAAGTATTGTTGTCGATGGTGGGTTACTTAGTAACTTTCCACTTTGGATTTTTGATCAACCTTCTTTTAAACCTCTTCGGCCATTAATAGGGGTAAAATTAACGGAAATAACCCAAGAAATTGGACCGAGAAGGATTGATAATGCGATAGACATGTTTCAAGCACTCTTTTCAACAATGAAACAAGCGCATGATTCTAGATATATATCTACAAACGATAAGAAAAATATTATCTTTGTACCTATTGAAGGTACAGCCACTATGAATTTCTCATTATCAGAAGAGGCGAGGGATAGGTTAATTTTATCAGGAAAAGATAGTACAGAAAAATTTTTGAAAAAATGGCAAGGGTAA
- the mntR gene encoding transcriptional regulator MntR, translated as MPTPSMEDYIEIIYNLIESKGYARVSAIAEALDVHPSSVTKMVQKLDKDQYLDYEKYRGFVLTSKGKKIGERLVFRHELLEEFLEIIGVNDENIYDDVEGIEHHLSWNSIDRIGDLVNYFKDDDSRVKDLKKVIKESDQQVNETAEK; from the coding sequence ATGCCTACACCTAGTATGGAAGATTACATTGAAATAATATATAATTTAATTGAATCAAAAGGATATGCTCGTGTATCAGCAATTGCAGAGGCGTTGGATGTTCATCCTTCATCTGTAACAAAGATGGTACAAAAACTAGATAAAGATCAATACCTTGATTATGAAAAGTATCGTGGTTTTGTATTAACTTCAAAAGGTAAAAAAATTGGAGAACGTTTAGTATTTCGTCACGAATTACTAGAAGAATTTCTAGAAATAATCGGTGTGAATGACGAAAATATATATGACGATGTTGAAGGGATTGAACATCATTTGAGTTGGAATTCAATTGATCGAATTGGAGATCTTGTAAATTATTTTAAAGACGATGATTCGCGAGTAAAGGATTTAAAAAAAGTTATTAAAGAAAGTGATCAGCAAGTAAACGAGACAGCAGAAAAATAA
- a CDS encoding rhodanese-like domain-containing protein, which translates to MEIIIIALVVLLAVSLFRYYRQKNYLKVLTEDQFREGYRKAQLIDVREPQEFDKGHILGARNIPMTQMKQRLIEMRKDKPIYLYCQGSSRSARAAQLLHKKGYKEIYQLKGGFKKWTGKIKTKK; encoded by the coding sequence ATGGAAATTATAATTATTGCATTAGTCGTTTTACTAGCGGTGAGTCTATTCCGATATTATAGACAAAAGAATTATTTAAAAGTATTAACCGAAGATCAATTTCGCGAAGGGTATCGAAAAGCACAATTAATTGATGTTAGAGAGCCTCAAGAATTTGATAAAGGTCATATTTTAGGAGCAAGAAATATTCCCATGACTCAGATGAAACAACGACTTATAGAAATGCGTAAAGATAAACCAATTTATCTATATTGCCAAGGTAGCTCACGTTCAGCAAGAGCTGCTCAATTGCTCCATAAGAAAGGCTATAAAGAAATCTACCAGCTTAAAGGTGGATTTAAAAAATGGACAGGCAAAATTAAAACAAAAAAATAA
- the gcvPB gene encoding aminomethyl-transferring glycine dehydrogenase subunit GcvPB — protein MSNKNFPLIFERSKEGRTSYSLPELDVESFDLEAELGSEYVRQTPPELPEVSELDIIRHYTGLSNRNYGVDSGFYPLGSCTMKYNPKINEDIARLDGFSHIHPYQDVSTVQGAMAMMFDLQESLKEITGMHEVSLQSAAGAQGEWTALMMIRAFHESRGDYGRTKVIVPDSAHGTNPASAAVAGFEAVTVKSNQEGLVDLDDLRQVVGEDTAALMLTNPNTLGLFEKDILTMAEIVHEAGGKLYYDGANLNAIMGYVRPGDMGFDAVHLNLHKTFTGPHGGGGPGSGPVGVSEELAAFLPKPLIVKKNDGYDFDENRPQSIGRVKPFYGNFGINLRAYTYIRTMGAEGLKKVSEYAVLNANYMMRQLEDVFELPYPQHCKHEFVLSGSKQKKLGVRTLDMAKRLLDFGYHPPTIYFPLNVEEGLMVEPTETESKETLDGFIDTMRTIAKEVEENPEIVQEAPHQTIVKRMDETRAARKPVLRYHP, from the coding sequence ATGTCTAATAAAAATTTTCCTTTAATATTTGAAAGAAGTAAAGAAGGTAGAACCAGTTATAGTTTACCAGAGTTAGATGTGGAGTCATTTGATTTAGAAGCGGAATTAGGTTCGGAATATGTGAGACAGACTCCTCCAGAACTTCCAGAAGTAAGTGAACTTGATATAATACGTCATTACACAGGGCTATCAAATCGTAACTATGGCGTTGATTCCGGATTCTATCCACTAGGTTCATGTACGATGAAATATAATCCGAAGATAAATGAAGATATCGCTAGATTAGATGGATTTAGTCATATCCATCCGTATCAAGATGTCAGCACTGTACAAGGTGCAATGGCAATGATGTTTGATCTTCAAGAATCTCTAAAAGAAATAACTGGCATGCACGAAGTCTCCCTGCAGTCTGCTGCTGGAGCACAAGGGGAATGGACTGCACTAATGATGATTCGAGCATTTCATGAGTCTAGAGGAGACTATGGACGAACGAAGGTTATTGTTCCAGATTCTGCTCATGGAACAAATCCAGCTTCTGCAGCAGTTGCTGGATTTGAAGCTGTTACGGTTAAATCTAATCAAGAAGGTTTAGTAGATTTAGATGATTTGAGACAGGTAGTAGGAGAAGATACAGCTGCCTTAATGTTAACAAACCCTAATACATTAGGATTGTTTGAAAAAGATATCTTGACGATGGCTGAAATAGTCCATGAAGCAGGCGGTAAGTTATATTATGATGGAGCTAATCTGAATGCAATCATGGGATATGTTCGTCCAGGAGACATGGGTTTTGATGCAGTTCACTTAAACCTTCATAAGACATTTACCGGCCCGCATGGTGGTGGAGGGCCTGGATCAGGTCCAGTTGGTGTTAGCGAAGAACTTGCTGCATTTTTACCGAAACCATTGATTGTGAAAAAGAATGATGGTTATGATTTTGATGAAAATAGACCTCAATCTATTGGAAGAGTTAAACCATTCTATGGGAATTTTGGCATAAACTTACGTGCGTATACGTATATTCGGACGATGGGAGCAGAAGGTCTTAAAAAGGTCAGTGAATATGCTGTGTTAAATGCAAATTACATGATGCGACAGTTGGAAGATGTATTTGAACTTCCTTACCCACAACATTGCAAACATGAATTTGTATTATCAGGTAGTAAGCAAAAGAAACTTGGAGTTAGAACATTAGATATGGCAAAACGATTATTAGACTTTGGTTATCATCCACCTACAATCTACTTCCCGTTGAATGTAGAAGAAGGATTGATGGTAGAACCAACTGAAACAGAATCTAAAGAAACATTAGATGGATTTATTGATACGATGCGCACAATAGCAAAAGAAGTTGAAGAAAACCCTGAAATAGTTCAGGAAGCTCCTCATCAGACAATTGTAAAGCGTATGGATGAAACAAGGGCTGCTAGAAAACCCGTTCTTAGATATCATCCATAA
- the gcvPA gene encoding aminomethyl-transferring glycine dehydrogenase subunit GcvPA: MEFRYLPMTNQDKQEMLDAIGIKSTEELFSDIPEHVRFKGEMNLKAPISEYELTKELTELASRNIHTKEYTSFLGAGVYDHYIPSVVDHVISRSEFYTAYTPYQPEISQGELQAIFEFQTMISELTGLPVANSSMYDGGTALAEAVNLSAAHTKRKKVLVSKAVHPEYRAVIDSYTRGQSIDIVEIDTVNGVTDLAQLDQAIDETIAGVVVQYPNFFGQLEPMKKIEQLLENHQKTMLIVSSNPLALGYLTPPGEFGADIVTGDTQVFGIPAQFGGPHCGYFATSKKLMRKVPGRLVGETVDEEGTRGYVLTLQAREQHIRRDKATSNICSNQALNALASSVAMSSIGKHGLRKLASVNMQKARYARKKLLEAGVELAFDGSFFNEFVIKVPGSVSKINKQLLDKGIIAGYDLAKDDKSLEGYMLIAVTEVRTKQEIDQFVKELGDIHV; this comes from the coding sequence ATGGAATTTCGTTACCTACCAATGACTAATCAAGATAAGCAGGAAATGCTTGATGCAATTGGAATTAAATCCACAGAAGAACTTTTTTCTGACATTCCAGAGCATGTACGATTTAAGGGTGAGATGAATCTAAAAGCACCGATAAGTGAGTATGAACTAACAAAAGAGTTAACAGAGCTTGCTAGTCGCAATATTCATACAAAAGAATATACATCTTTTTTAGGAGCAGGTGTTTACGATCATTACATACCTTCTGTAGTTGATCATGTAATTTCTCGCTCAGAATTTTATACGGCTTATACCCCATATCAACCAGAAATATCACAAGGGGAATTACAGGCAATCTTTGAATTCCAAACAATGATATCCGAATTAACAGGATTACCGGTTGCAAACTCTTCTATGTACGATGGAGGAACAGCTTTAGCAGAAGCAGTCAATCTTAGTGCTGCTCATACAAAAAGAAAAAAAGTACTCGTATCAAAAGCGGTTCATCCAGAATATCGTGCTGTAATTGATTCTTACACAAGAGGCCAATCCATTGATATAGTGGAAATCGATACTGTAAATGGAGTCACTGATTTAGCTCAATTAGATCAAGCAATCGATGAGACGATTGCTGGTGTAGTTGTTCAATATCCTAACTTTTTTGGACAATTAGAGCCAATGAAAAAAATCGAACAATTACTTGAAAATCACCAGAAAACCATGTTAATTGTCTCTAGTAATCCCTTAGCTCTTGGATATTTAACCCCTCCTGGAGAATTTGGGGCAGATATTGTGACAGGTGATACACAAGTATTCGGTATCCCGGCACAATTTGGTGGTCCTCACTGTGGATATTTTGCAACTTCAAAAAAACTAATGCGTAAAGTTCCAGGGAGACTTGTAGGAGAGACAGTTGATGAAGAGGGAACAAGAGGTTATGTATTAACTTTACAAGCTCGAGAACAACATATACGAAGAGATAAAGCAACATCTAATATTTGTTCAAATCAAGCTCTGAATGCATTAGCTAGTTCGGTTGCAATGAGTTCGATTGGTAAGCATGGATTACGTAAATTAGCCAGTGTAAATATGCAAAAAGCAAGATATGCTAGAAAAAAACTGCTTGAAGCTGGCGTTGAGCTTGCATTTGACGGATCATTCTTTAATGAGTTTGTAATAAAAGTTCCAGGTTCTGTCTCAAAAATAAATAAGCAATTATTAGATAAAGGTATTATTGCTGGTTATGATCTAGCAAAAGACGATAAGTCACTAGAGGGTTATATGTTAATTGCAGTAACAGAGGTACGAACAAAGCAAGAAATCGATCAATTTGTGAAAGAATTGGGGGATATTCATGTCTAA
- the gcvT gene encoding glycine cleavage system aminomethyltransferase GcvT: MSEQKRTPIFTEYASHGAKTIDFGGWDLPVQFSSIKHEHEVTRTKAGLFDVSHMGEISVKGPKSESFLQYVLTNDISKLEPGKAQYTIMCYEDGGTVDDLIVYKLDDEDYLLVVNAANTEKDANWIKQKNTYSNDEIVIEDVSNQYVQLAIQGPKAVEILQKCTDENVQEIKFFRFKNNVALKGIEAKALISRTGYTGEDGFEIYIDASSGVALWKLLLEKGEANGLEPIGLGARDTLRFEANLALYGQELSKDISPIEAGLGFAVKVNKGPDFIGKEVLKNQVENGTDRKLVGIEMIDKGIPRHEYEVLKDNKEIGFITSGTQSPTLNKNVGLALINISYTEIGTEVDVKVRKRILKAKIVPTPFYKRGR, encoded by the coding sequence ATGAGTGAACAAAAACGTACACCAATTTTCACAGAGTATGCATCTCATGGTGCGAAAACGATTGATTTTGGAGGATGGGATTTACCTGTACAATTCTCTAGTATTAAACATGAACATGAAGTAACAAGAACCAAAGCAGGTCTTTTTGACGTATCTCATATGGGAGAAATTTCAGTGAAAGGGCCAAAAAGTGAATCTTTTTTGCAATACGTATTAACAAATGACATTTCTAAATTGGAACCAGGTAAAGCACAATATACGATTATGTGTTATGAAGATGGTGGTACTGTAGATGATTTAATTGTTTACAAATTAGACGATGAAGATTATTTGTTAGTAGTAAATGCTGCAAACACGGAAAAAGATGCAAATTGGATAAAACAGAAAAATACGTATTCAAACGATGAGATTGTTATTGAAGATGTATCTAATCAGTATGTTCAGCTTGCAATACAAGGACCTAAAGCTGTAGAGATTTTACAGAAATGTACAGATGAAAATGTACAAGAAATTAAATTTTTTAGATTTAAGAACAATGTAGCTTTAAAAGGAATAGAAGCTAAGGCACTTATTTCACGCACTGGATATACCGGTGAAGATGGTTTCGAAATATATATCGACGCTTCCTCAGGAGTAGCATTGTGGAAATTGCTTTTAGAAAAAGGAGAAGCAAATGGACTTGAGCCAATAGGATTAGGGGCTCGAGATACTTTACGATTTGAAGCTAATTTAGCATTATATGGTCAGGAATTATCAAAAGATATTTCCCCAATAGAAGCTGGATTAGGCTTCGCAGTAAAAGTTAATAAAGGACCGGATTTTATCGGGAAAGAAGTATTAAAGAACCAAGTGGAAAATGGGACTGATCGTAAGTTAGTAGGAATTGAAATGATTGATAAAGGTATTCCACGTCATGAATATGAGGTATTAAAAGATAATAAAGAAATTGGATTTATAACTTCTGGAACCCAATCTCCGACTCTAAACAAGAATGTTGGGTTAGCTTTAATTAATATTTCGTATACAGAAATAGGCACTGAAGTTGATGTGAAAGTTCGAAAACGTATATTGAAGGCTAAAATAGTTCCGACACCGTTTTATAAACGGGGAAGATAA
- a CDS encoding DEAD/DEAH box helicase gives MDSIQVNKDEQFIIDLDEAMQREENLTSWKLFSMAYEAEKQTMSPSFKGLRSVNHLSHLQILDHQREAAEQVIEEMDGRAILADEVGLGKTIEAGLILKEYMVRGLVSKVLILVPASLVNQWEKELNDKFFIPAIAHRKNYSWVDNHVIISSIDTAKRSPNSEEILDIDYDLIIIDEAHKLKNEKTKNYQFVRELKKKYCLLLTATPVQNKLLELFNLISILKPGHLGNYQTFTEKYGKDRKRMEQDPYLKQLVQKVMIRNTRKETALQPSKRKIETVWMDFTKEFQQIYDQLVQLSFGMSSFSKITYLREFCSSREACYMSLVKFVKDIEDEEHPLKQIISDLESLEQHIKAEQMVKLIQSLGDEKVIVFTEYRATQYYLQWFLQQHGITSVPFRGGFKRGKKDWMKQLFRDHAQVLIATEAGGEGINLQFCHNMINYDLPWNPMRLEQRIGRIHRFGQEKDVQIYNLVIKNTIEEHMLSLLYEKIDLFQNVIGNLDAILAELNVKSLESEMESIYNESSSSGEVRIKLDNLTSIIEQANPSDNQMEKEQKYGNP, from the coding sequence ATGGATTCTATCCAAGTCAACAAAGACGAACAATTTATCATCGACCTGGATGAAGCGATGCAACGAGAGGAAAATCTAACAAGCTGGAAACTCTTCTCTATGGCGTATGAAGCAGAAAAACAAACGATGAGTCCTTCATTTAAAGGACTTCGATCTGTAAATCATTTATCGCATCTTCAAATATTGGATCACCAACGAGAAGCTGCTGAACAAGTTATCGAAGAAATGGATGGTAGAGCTATCCTTGCTGATGAAGTGGGATTAGGCAAGACAATTGAAGCTGGTCTAATTTTAAAAGAATATATGGTAAGAGGACTAGTATCAAAAGTATTAATTCTTGTACCTGCTTCTTTAGTAAACCAATGGGAAAAAGAATTAAATGACAAATTTTTTATCCCGGCTATAGCACATCGTAAAAACTATAGCTGGGTAGATAATCATGTAATTATTTCCTCTATTGATACCGCAAAACGATCTCCAAACAGTGAGGAAATCCTAGATATTGATTATGATTTAATCATCATAGATGAAGCACATAAGTTAAAAAATGAAAAAACAAAAAACTATCAATTCGTTCGAGAACTAAAGAAGAAATATTGTCTATTACTTACTGCTACACCAGTTCAAAATAAATTACTCGAGTTATTTAATTTAATCAGTATACTAAAGCCAGGACATTTAGGAAACTATCAAACGTTTACTGAAAAATACGGGAAAGACAGAAAAAGAATGGAACAAGATCCTTACTTAAAACAACTTGTTCAAAAAGTGATGATACGAAATACGCGAAAAGAGACAGCTTTACAGCCTTCTAAAAGAAAAATAGAGACCGTGTGGATGGACTTTACAAAGGAATTCCAACAAATATACGATCAGTTAGTTCAACTCTCATTTGGAATGTCCTCATTTTCAAAGATTACCTACTTACGTGAATTTTGTTCTTCTCGTGAAGCATGCTATATGTCGTTAGTAAAATTCGTAAAAGATATAGAAGATGAAGAACATCCATTAAAACAAATAATATCTGATTTAGAATCATTAGAACAACATATAAAAGCGGAACAAATGGTCAAGTTAATTCAATCTTTAGGTGATGAAAAAGTTATCGTGTTTACCGAATACAGAGCTACTCAATATTATTTACAGTGGTTTTTACAACAACACGGGATTACTTCCGTTCCATTCCGAGGTGGATTTAAACGCGGAAAAAAAGATTGGATGAAACAGTTGTTTCGAGATCATGCGCAGGTACTAATAGCTACGGAAGCTGGAGGAGAAGGGATTAATCTTCAATTTTGTCATAATATGATTAATTATGATTTACCCTGGAATCCAATGCGTCTAGAGCAAAGAATAGGAAGGATTCATCGATTTGGCCAAGAAAAAGACGTACAAATTTATAATTTAGTTATTAAAAATACGATAGAAGAACATATGCTTTCTTTATTGTATGAAAAGATTGATTTATTCCAGAATGTAATTGGTAATTTAGATGCTATATTAGCTGAATTAAATGTAAAAAGTTTAGAATCTGAAATGGAATCTATTTATAATGAGTCAAGTTCTAGTGGAGAAGTTCGAATTAAATTAGACAATTTAACCTCTATCATAGAACAAGCGAATCCATCAGATAACCAAATGGAAAAGGAGCAAAAGTATGGCAATCCATGA
- a CDS encoding YqhG family protein, translating to MAIHDLNTFLSDYFETKNCSIEENSDGKMVIQLTEEMDRELMNRPFYWHYIKKIGRQGEPMKLSMITNLDRKDEQGEWIHFGSPRLHQILNKLKQGERLTKLFEVIHTTEKTPLYPWLITNIKVSYSGRYNKDEILSMGLQLVNGRMIVDAMDKLQKIPLEKSISDYCFTMSPIIKLQSGFKRIQDTVATYIENQDHDWAKDSFEVWKEEKKTLTHFYEDDLEHKRYKQELEDLKKRYQPTIQITVINGGIFYLNNTSIQ from the coding sequence ATGGCAATCCATGATTTAAATACTTTTCTAAGTGATTATTTTGAAACAAAGAACTGTTCAATTGAGGAAAATTCAGATGGCAAAATGGTCATTCAGTTAACCGAAGAAATGGATCGAGAACTCATGAACCGACCATTTTATTGGCATTATATAAAAAAGATAGGTCGTCAAGGTGAGCCTATGAAGTTGTCAATGATAACTAATCTTGATAGGAAAGACGAACAAGGCGAATGGATTCATTTCGGCAGCCCTCGCCTACATCAAATATTGAATAAATTAAAACAAGGTGAACGTCTGACAAAATTATTCGAGGTAATACATACAACGGAAAAAACTCCTTTATATCCGTGGTTAATTACCAATATCAAAGTTAGTTATAGCGGAAGATACAATAAAGATGAGATATTATCGATGGGGTTACAATTAGTAAATGGCCGGATGATTGTAGACGCAATGGATAAACTTCAGAAAATACCATTAGAAAAATCGATTTCCGACTATTGTTTTACAATGTCACCCATAATTAAACTGCAGAGTGGTTTTAAACGTATTCAAGATACAGTAGCCACATATATTGAAAATCAAGATCATGATTGGGCAAAAGATTCTTTCGAAGTTTGGAAAGAAGAAAAAAAGACGCTTACACATTTTTATGAAGACGATCTAGAACATAAACGTTACAAGCAAGAATTAGAAGATTTAAAAAAACGATATCAACCAACGATTCAGATTACGGTTATTAACGGCGGTATCTTTTATTTAAATAATACCTCCATACAATAA
- a CDS encoding YqzE family protein, translating into MKGNDYLRYMTEQVVTYLDLPKEEKRKRKKRYKRTNKVYQSRWFGVLPFTFKLWYKKRNGK; encoded by the coding sequence ATGAAAGGGAATGATTATTTACGGTACATGACCGAACAAGTAGTAACTTATTTAGATTTACCTAAAGAAGAAAAGCGGAAAAGAAAGAAGAGGTATAAAAGAACAAATAAAGTATATCAAAGTCGATGGTTTGGTGTTTTGCCATTTACATTTAAATTATGGTATAAAAAAAGAAATGGAAAATGA
- the comGA gene encoding competence type IV pilus ATPase ComGA: MNEVKKLSDSLIHSAVSLQSSDIHFYPYPTQTEIYFRIHGRRTLHRKISSNQYRLLITYYKFISGMDIGESRIPQHGTIIWTEKSNTYSLRISTLPHHLLESIAIRIHPQQSHQIEKKLFLFPNQIRHIKKEWLSNQAGIILLTGPTGSGKSTTLYALLESMLAENSCQTITLEDPIEKKMDNVLQIQINEKAGISYHTGLKAALRHDPDIIMVGEIRDRKTAQFALEAALTGHLVFSTLHAKNAIGTIFRLKEMGLKDIDLEQSLLAIGAIQLLPIQCRGKQRRAAIMELLEGEQLTEVIYNQRKQLEYRFTFEYLRKKAFAYGFISKDDYPTT, translated from the coding sequence ATGAATGAAGTAAAAAAACTTTCTGACTCCCTCATCCATTCTGCAGTCTCATTACAATCTTCAGACATACACTTTTATCCTTATCCAACACAAACGGAAATCTATTTTCGTATTCACGGAAGACGTACCCTTCATCGAAAGATTTCTTCAAATCAATATCGATTATTAATTACTTATTATAAGTTTATTTCTGGTATGGATATCGGCGAGTCCAGAATTCCCCAGCATGGTACAATAATCTGGACAGAAAAATCGAACACTTATTCTTTACGTATCTCTACCCTCCCCCATCATTTACTAGAAAGTATTGCTATTCGAATCCATCCACAACAATCTCATCAAATAGAGAAGAAATTATTTCTTTTTCCAAATCAAATCCGTCACATAAAAAAAGAATGGTTATCAAATCAAGCAGGTATCATTTTACTAACAGGACCAACTGGAAGTGGAAAATCAACCACTTTATACGCTCTATTAGAGTCCATGCTTGCCGAAAATTCATGTCAAACTATCACACTAGAAGATCCAATTGAAAAAAAGATGGACAATGTATTACAAATTCAAATTAATGAGAAAGCTGGCATTTCCTACCACACAGGACTAAAAGCAGCCCTTCGACATGATCCCGATATAATAATGGTGGGAGAAATTCGTGATCGTAAAACAGCACAATTTGCCCTTGAAGCTGCTTTAACAGGACACCTCGTTTTCAGTACTTTACATGCAAAAAATGCTATAGGAACTATTTTTCGCCTAAAAGAAATGGGCTTGAAAGATATTGATCTAGAGCAAAGTCTATTAGCAATTGGAGCAATCCAGCTACTACCAATTCAATGTAGAGGCAAACAAAGAAGAGCTGCAATTATGGAATTATTAGAAGGAGAACAGTTAACAGAGGTAATATACAATCAACGGAAACAACTTGAATACCGTTTTACATTTGAATATCTAAGAAAGAAGGCTTTTGCATATGGCTTTATCTCTAAAGATGATTATCCGACCACATAA